A window of Lujinxingia sediminis contains these coding sequences:
- a CDS encoding DUF4168 domain-containing protein produces the protein MKLKPWIHRHNALRGLLLAFGAAGLMACEVDEKPDLQTEPEVSAESAGDESKAPEVIKTPEVIEEPEVDDEAASEDEAASSEGAQAPAAPEVEQEEFDDAQVKAFARAFMAMQPVQAEVQKKMASVQSPEDVQKVQQEAISRLQSVVEESGMAFEDYTMFAQRLERDTTLQKRFEAELLRVLE, from the coding sequence ATGAAGCTGAAGCCCTGGATTCACCGACATAACGCGCTGCGTGGACTTCTTCTGGCGTTCGGAGCTGCCGGGTTGATGGCCTGCGAGGTGGACGAGAAGCCCGATCTTCAGACCGAGCCCGAGGTGAGCGCCGAGAGCGCCGGCGATGAGTCCAAAGCGCCCGAGGTGATCAAGACGCCGGAGGTGATTGAGGAGCCGGAGGTGGACGACGAAGCTGCGTCTGAGGATGAGGCTGCGAGCTCCGAGGGGGCGCAGGCTCCCGCTGCGCCGGAGGTGGAGCAGGAGGAGTTCGACGATGCACAGGTGAAGGCGTTCGCCCGGGCCTTTATGGCGATGCAGCCGGTGCAGGCTGAGGTGCAGAAGAAGATGGCCTCGGTGCAGTCGCCTGAAGACGTGCAGAAGGTCCAGCAGGAGGCGATCTCCCGGCTTCAGTCTGTGGTCGAGGAGTCGGGCATGGCCTTTGAAGATTATACGATGTTCGCGCAGCGCCTGGAGCGGGACACGACGCTGCAGAAGCGCTTTGAGGCAGAGCTGCTGCGCGTTCTGGAGTAA
- a CDS encoding CBS domain-containing protein produces the protein MKVREVMTSDPVVVSPDTSIEAVLALMRERGIRHVPVVDTEGIVGMVSDRDLTFIHSMPGVFTMLSQADVKEVLESPVATIIKSRFLVDRDVVTVRPEDDASRAVEALLMYRVGALPVVEGEEVVGVVSVIDVLRQAAECWS, from the coding sequence ATGAAGGTGCGCGAGGTGATGACGAGCGATCCGGTGGTGGTCAGCCCTGACACGAGCATCGAGGCGGTGCTGGCGTTGATGCGGGAGCGGGGCATCCGCCATGTGCCCGTGGTCGACACCGAGGGGATCGTGGGCATGGTCAGCGATCGTGATCTGACGTTCATTCACTCGATGCCCGGAGTGTTTACTATGCTCTCGCAGGCGGACGTCAAAGAGGTGCTGGAATCGCCGGTGGCCACAATCATCAAGAGCCGTTTTCTGGTGGATCGTGACGTGGTCACGGTTCGCCCCGAGGATGATGCGTCCCGGGCGGTGGAAGCGCTCTTGATGTACCGCGTCGGCGCGCTCCCGGTGGTGGAGGGCGAGGAAGTGGTGGGCGTGGTCAGTGTGATCGATGTGCTGCGCCAGGCCGCCGAATGTTGGAGTTGA
- a CDS encoding glutathione S-transferase family protein — protein sequence MSSTYTLISFDLCPYVERSRVVLHEKGQAFEQVFIDLKDKPDWFLKLSPRGKVPVLVVDEVPIFESSVINEFLEEVLPEPALLPEGPLERARARAWIAFANDVLMDGVGTLWFAGGDPVRVEQGRATVRSALERIEGALRERQKGPYFSGASFSLVDATLAPVFTRWASMEVMGWGDLLDGLEEVQAYSQALLARESVQAARAEGLTEKMVELLRSE from the coding sequence ATGTCGTCGACGTATACTCTGATCTCGTTTGATCTCTGTCCGTATGTGGAGCGCAGCCGTGTGGTGCTCCATGAGAAGGGGCAGGCCTTTGAGCAGGTTTTCATCGACCTCAAAGATAAGCCCGACTGGTTCCTCAAGCTCTCGCCGCGCGGCAAAGTACCGGTGTTGGTGGTCGATGAGGTGCCGATCTTCGAGTCGAGCGTGATCAACGAGTTTCTCGAGGAGGTGCTCCCCGAGCCGGCGCTGCTTCCGGAGGGGCCGCTGGAGCGGGCGCGCGCGCGGGCGTGGATAGCTTTTGCCAACGATGTGCTGATGGATGGGGTGGGGACGCTGTGGTTTGCCGGCGGCGACCCGGTCCGGGTTGAGCAGGGGCGTGCGACGGTGCGGAGTGCGCTGGAGCGTATCGAAGGAGCCTTGCGCGAGCGTCAAAAAGGACCGTACTTTTCCGGTGCGTCCTTCAGCCTTGTGGATGCGACCCTGGCCCCGGTGTTTACGCGATGGGCCTCGATGGAGGTGATGGGCTGGGGCGATCTTCTTGACGGGTTGGAAGAGGTCCAGGCCTACAGTCAGGCGCTGCTGGCGCGTGAGAGCGTTCAGGCGGCCCGGGCCGAGGGGTTGACCGAAAAGATGGTCGAGCTGCTTCGTAGCGAGTGA
- a CDS encoding dihydrolipoyl dehydrogenase, whose amino-acid sequence MQKRDVDVVVIGAGTAGLGAQSAARKAGASVALIEDGPYGTTCARVGCMPSKLLIAAANAADAVRKAPTFGVHPEGMRVDGREVLERVRRERDRFVGFVLKSTERIPDEVRIRGRARLTSPTTVRVALEGSDEEMEINARAVVIATGSSPYFPPNLMPLRESLSTSADVFEWEDLPESVAVVGPGVIGLELGQALHRLGVRVSFFSPFYELAHLHDPKVVEVIHEVLGDELDLHLGIDAFDVSEATDGKGGFVLRWHDAQKQPGEARFEKVIVTAGRRPNLAGLGLKEAGVPVDERGQPSFDPRTTQVGELPVFMAGDAANHYPLLHEAADEGRIAGSNAANFPDIRAQIRRAPLAITFTDPQMAVVGCGWKSLDKEKCGIGEVSYADQGRARVEAKNKGLVRIYADRDTGRLCGAEMFGPGVEHTAHLLAWAVQSGMTVFDALDMPFYHPVVEEGIRTALRSLTGDLRLTAGTSEKLRYGPGT is encoded by the coding sequence ATGCAAAAGCGCGACGTGGATGTGGTGGTGATCGGGGCCGGGACGGCCGGGCTTGGAGCGCAAAGTGCGGCGCGTAAGGCCGGTGCCAGCGTGGCGCTCATTGAAGATGGCCCTTACGGAACCACCTGCGCGCGGGTGGGGTGCATGCCCTCGAAGTTGTTGATCGCCGCGGCCAACGCGGCCGATGCGGTCCGGAAAGCGCCGACCTTTGGCGTGCACCCCGAAGGGATGCGCGTTGATGGGCGAGAGGTGCTGGAGCGGGTGCGGCGCGAGCGGGATCGTTTTGTGGGTTTTGTGCTCAAATCAACCGAGCGCATTCCCGATGAGGTGCGCATTCGCGGGCGAGCACGCCTGACCTCGCCGACCACGGTGCGGGTGGCCCTGGAAGGCAGCGATGAGGAGATGGAGATCAACGCTCGCGCGGTGGTGATCGCCACCGGCTCCAGCCCTTATTTCCCGCCGAACCTCATGCCGCTCAGAGAGTCGTTGTCCACCAGCGCCGATGTTTTTGAATGGGAGGATCTGCCCGAGTCGGTGGCCGTGGTCGGGCCGGGGGTGATTGGTCTGGAACTCGGTCAGGCGTTGCATCGGCTGGGAGTGCGAGTCTCGTTCTTTTCGCCCTTTTATGAGCTGGCGCATCTTCACGATCCGAAGGTCGTCGAGGTGATTCACGAGGTGCTCGGCGACGAGCTCGACCTGCACCTGGGCATCGATGCCTTTGATGTGAGCGAGGCCACCGACGGTAAAGGCGGCTTCGTGCTGCGCTGGCACGACGCTCAGAAGCAGCCCGGTGAGGCGCGTTTTGAAAAGGTGATCGTGACCGCCGGGCGCCGCCCCAACCTTGCGGGGCTGGGGCTTAAGGAGGCCGGTGTGCCCGTGGATGAGCGCGGGCAGCCTTCGTTCGATCCGCGCACCACCCAGGTGGGTGAGCTGCCGGTGTTCATGGCCGGTGATGCGGCCAACCACTACCCGCTGCTGCATGAGGCGGCCGATGAAGGGCGAATCGCGGGCAGCAATGCGGCGAACTTCCCCGATATCCGCGCGCAGATTCGGCGCGCGCCGCTGGCGATCACCTTTACCGATCCGCAGATGGCGGTGGTGGGCTGCGGCTGGAAGTCGCTCGATAAAGAGAAGTGCGGCATCGGCGAGGTGTCGTATGCAGACCAGGGCCGCGCGCGGGTCGAGGCGAAGAATAAGGGGCTTGTGAGGATCTACGCCGACCGCGACACCGGCAGACTGTGCGGCGCCGAGATGTTCGGGCCGGGGGTAGAGCATACCGCGCATCTGCTGGCCTGGGCGGTGCAGAGTGGGATGACGGTGTTTGATGCGCTGGATATGCCCTTCTACCATCCGGTGGTCGAAGAGGGGATTCGTACCGCGTTGCGCAGCCTCACCGGCGATCTTCGCCTGACGGCGGGTACCTCCGAGAAGTTGCGCTACGGGCCGGGGACCTGA
- a CDS encoding sigma-54-dependent transcriptional regulator — protein sequence MSAWTDEMAVSPAERVEKAPETQAPQRKRRILVVDDEPHARRALVELLSDEGYEVSSAGDGFKALGILREWPCEVLLTDWRMPVMDGITLVKKAREEQPELGCVVMTAFGSVESAVEAMKAGADDYLTKPLNFDAVSLVLSRAMERIEERRELTNLRARHAEHREQSRTKILGASPAVQSLIAMIDQVAGARATVMITGESGTGKELIARMLHEKSGRVDKPFVRLHCAALAESLLESELFGHEKGAFTGASARREGRFEEAHGGTLFLDEIGEISPTIQVKLLRFLQQREFERVGGNKTISVDVRVVAATNRDLEAEVKAGRFREDLYFRLNVIHIEAPPLRARPGDVPLLARHFVAKYAQENGRSIEEVAPEVMSALERYEWPGNVRELENVIERAVVLTDGKRLELRHLPAELLRQSGTTPGEIGVQIPGSTLAEIERHALLRTYEATGGSSAETAEMLGISVRKVQYRLREYREAGVVIEN from the coding sequence ATGAGTGCATGGACTGATGAGATGGCTGTTTCTCCCGCTGAGCGCGTTGAGAAGGCGCCTGAGACTCAGGCGCCGCAGCGCAAACGCCGCATCCTGGTGGTCGACGATGAACCGCATGCCCGCCGCGCGCTTGTGGAACTTCTCAGCGATGAGGGCTACGAGGTGTCTTCGGCCGGCGACGGTTTTAAGGCGCTGGGGATCTTGCGTGAGTGGCCCTGTGAGGTGCTCCTGACCGACTGGCGCATGCCTGTGATGGACGGGATCACGCTGGTCAAGAAGGCGCGCGAGGAGCAGCCGGAGCTGGGCTGTGTGGTGATGACCGCTTTTGGCAGCGTGGAGAGTGCGGTGGAGGCGATGAAGGCCGGCGCCGACGACTATCTGACCAAGCCCCTGAACTTCGACGCAGTCTCACTGGTGCTCTCCCGGGCGATGGAGCGCATTGAGGAGCGTCGCGAGCTTACCAATCTGCGCGCCCGCCACGCCGAGCATCGCGAGCAATCGCGCACAAAGATCCTGGGGGCGAGCCCGGCGGTGCAGTCGCTCATTGCGATGATCGACCAGGTGGCCGGCGCGCGCGCCACGGTGATGATCACCGGCGAGAGCGGTACGGGTAAGGAGCTGATCGCGCGGATGCTCCATGAGAAGAGCGGGCGCGTCGACAAGCCTTTTGTGCGCCTGCATTGTGCGGCGCTGGCGGAGAGCCTGTTGGAGAGCGAACTCTTCGGCCACGAAAAGGGCGCGTTCACCGGTGCCAGCGCCCGACGCGAGGGCCGTTTTGAGGAGGCCCACGGCGGCACCCTCTTCCTGGATGAAATCGGCGAGATTTCGCCGACGATTCAGGTCAAACTCCTGAGGTTCTTGCAGCAGCGGGAGTTTGAGCGGGTCGGGGGCAACAAGACCATCTCGGTGGATGTGCGGGTGGTCGCCGCGACCAACCGTGATCTGGAAGCCGAGGTCAAAGCCGGTCGTTTTCGCGAAGATCTCTATTTTCGTCTCAACGTCATTCATATCGAGGCGCCTCCGCTGCGCGCCAGGCCGGGGGATGTGCCCCTGCTGGCACGACATTTTGTGGCGAAGTACGCCCAGGAGAACGGCCGCAGCATTGAAGAAGTCGCCCCCGAGGTGATGAGCGCCCTGGAGCGCTACGAGTGGCCCGGAAACGTGCGTGAACTGGAGAATGTGATCGAGCGCGCGGTGGTGCTCACCGATGGCAAACGCCTGGAGCTTCGTCATTTGCCCGCGGAGCTTCTGCGACAGAGCGGCACGACGCCCGGTGAGATCGGCGTGCAGATCCCCGGGTCGACCCTGGCCGAGATCGAGCGCCATGCGCTTCTACGCACCTACGAGGCCACCGGTGGAAGCAGCGCGGAGACCGCGGAGATGCTTGGCATCAGCGTGCGTAAGGTCCAGTATCGGCTCCGTGAGTACCGCGAGGCCGGGGTTGTGATCGAGAATTGA
- a CDS encoding YitT family protein produces the protein MRTFVDYLMLTVGAVLVALALELILAPNSLVDGGTTALSIMGAKLFGLPIWLFLLCLNGPILVISARALGKTFAWRTGYSNAVALLGLVMLRDVPAVTTSEVLIVLYGGLLLGLGVGIVVRNGGAIDGTEMLAVWANQRFNIPVSTFLLSINVVILSGAALVFGLESAMFSVAVFFLVTKVIDFVLEGFNQVVSVMIISDNCEPVRRKLVEEMKMRVTLLQGVGGYSGEPRQIIYCIIDRFSYARLRTAVHEVDPKAILEASIVNESAGVEARALRDIVADRYQERANGKG, from the coding sequence ATGCGCACCTTTGTGGATTATCTGATGTTGACGGTGGGTGCGGTCCTCGTGGCGCTGGCGCTGGAGCTGATTCTGGCGCCAAACAGCCTGGTCGATGGCGGTACCACGGCGCTCTCGATCATGGGTGCGAAGCTCTTCGGGTTGCCGATCTGGCTTTTTCTGCTCTGTCTTAACGGCCCGATTCTGGTGATCAGCGCGCGTGCGCTGGGTAAGACGTTCGCCTGGCGTACCGGGTACAGCAACGCGGTGGCGTTGCTGGGGCTGGTGATGTTGCGCGATGTTCCGGCTGTGACGACCTCCGAGGTGCTCATCGTCCTTTACGGGGGGCTCCTGCTGGGGTTGGGGGTGGGTATTGTGGTGCGAAATGGCGGGGCGATCGACGGCACCGAGATGCTGGCGGTCTGGGCCAACCAGCGCTTCAACATTCCGGTGAGCACCTTTCTGCTCTCGATCAACGTGGTGATTTTGAGCGGGGCGGCGTTGGTGTTCGGCCTGGAGAGCGCGATGTTCTCGGTGGCGGTGTTCTTTCTGGTCACCAAGGTCATCGATTTTGTGCTGGAGGGGTTCAACCAGGTCGTCTCGGTGATGATCATCAGCGACAACTGCGAGCCGGTTCGACGCAAGCTCGTCGAAGAGATGAAGATGCGTGTGACGCTCCTGCAGGGGGTGGGGGGCTATAGCGGGGAGCCCCGGCAGATCATCTACTGCATCATCGATCGTTTCTCGTATGCGCGTCTGCGCACGGCGGTGCACGAGGTTGATCCGAAGGCGATTCTGGAGGCCTCCATCGTCAATGAGTCGGCCGGGGTGGAGGCGCGTGCGCTGCGCGATATCGTGGCGGATCGCTACCAGGAACGAGCCAACGGTAAGGGGTAG